A stretch of the Aegilops tauschii subsp. strangulata cultivar AL8/78 chromosome 4, Aet v6.0, whole genome shotgun sequence genome encodes the following:
- the LOC109762897 gene encoding uncharacterized protein, translating to MTPASRSLAPLALLALAVLLHWAAPQALVEAATAAERRILLDFKAAITADPDGALASWKPSGDPCADFAGVSCDPATGAVQRLRLHGTGLAGTLAPSLARLPALESVSLFGNALSGGIPPGYASLAPTLHKLNLSRNALSGEIPAFLGAFPWLRLLDLSYNAFSGEIPPGLFDPCPRLRYVSLAHNSLRGAVPPGIANCSRLAGFDLSYNRLSGELPDQLCAPPEMNYISVRSNDLSGGIDGKLDACRSIDLFDVGSNRFSGAAPFGLLGLANITYFNVSSNAFDGEIPNIATCGSKFLYFDASGNRLAGPVPESVVNCRNLRVLDLGANALAGDIPPVIGTLRSLSVLRLAGNTGITGSIPAELGGIEMLVTLDLAGLMLTGDIPVSLSKCQFLLELNLSGNKLQGVIPDTLNNLTYLRMLDLHKNQLDGGIPVSLAQLTNLDLLDLSENGLTGPIPSELGNLSKLTHFNVSFNRLSGIIPSAPVLQNFGSRAFMGNPLLCGPPLNNLCGGQRARRLSVAIIIVIVAAALILIGVCIVCAMNIRAYTRRSKEEQEGKEDEEVLVSESISVGSPGQNAIIGKLVLFTKSLPSRYEDWEEGTKALVDKDCLVGGGSVGTVYKATFENGLSIAVKKLETLGSLTTQDEFEHEMGQLGNLNHPNLVTFQGYYWSSSMQLILSEFVTKGSLYDHLHGNRRRAFSRSSSGGELSWDRRFKIALGTARALAYLHHDCRPQVLHLNIKSSNIMIDEEYEAKLSDYGFRKLLPILGSFEVSRSYAAIGYIAPELASPSLRYSDKSDVFSFGVVLLEIVTGRKPVESPGAAIHVILRDYVREILEDGTKSDCFDRSLRGFIEAELVQVLKLGLVCTSNTPSSRPSMAEVVQFLESVRTNS from the exons ATGACCCCCGCCAGCCGATCCCTCGCCCCGCTGGCGCTGCTGGCTCTGGCAGTGCTGCTGCATTGGGCCGCGCCGCAGGCGCTGGTGGAGGCGGCGACTGCGGCGGAGCGGCGGATCCTGCTGGACTTCAAGGCGGCCATCACCGCGGACCCGGACGGCGCGCTCGCGTCCTGGAAGCCCTCGGGCGACCCGTGCGCGGACTTCGCGGGGGTGTCCTGCGACCCGGCCACGGGCGCCGTGCAGCGCCTGCGCCTCCACGGCACGGGACTGGCGGGCACCCTCGCCCCGTCGCTGGCGCGCCTGCCCGCGCTCGAGTCCGTCTCGCTCTTCGGGAACGCGCTCTCCGGCGGGATCCCGCCGGGCTACGCGTCCCTGGCGCCCACGCTGCACAAGCTCAACCTCAGCCGCAACGCGCTGTCGGGCGAGATCCCGGCCTTCCTCGGCGCCTTCCCCTGGCTCCGCCTGCTCGACCTCTCCTACAACGCCTTCTCCGGCGAGATCCCGCCGGGGCTCTTCGACCCCTGCCCCCGCCTCCGCTACGTCTCGCTCGCGCACAACTCGCTCCGGGGCGCCGTCCCGCCCGGCATCGCCAACTGCTCGCGACTCGCCGGCTTCGACCTCTCCTACAACCGCCTCTCCGGCGAGCTCCCCGACCAGCTCTGCGCGCCGCCGGAGATGAACTACATCTCCGTCCGGAGCAACGACCTCTCCGGCGGCATCGACGGCAAGCTCGACGCCTGCCGCAGCATCGACCTGTTCGACGTCGGGAGCAACCGCTTCTCCGGCGCCGCGCCCTTCGGCCTCCTCGGCCTCGCCAACATCACCTACTTCAACGTCTCCTCCAACGCCTTCGACGGCGAAATCCCCAACATTGCCACCTGCGGCAGCAAGTTTTTATACTTCGACGCCTCTGGCAACCGGCTCGCCGGCCCGGTTCCGGAGAGCGTGGTGAATTGCCGCAACCTGAGGGTGTTGGATTTGGGGGCGAATGCTCTTGCCGGAGACATACCGCCAGTTATCGGGACACTGCGGTCGCTTTCCGTGCTCAGGCTCGCCGGCAACACAGGCATTACCGGTTCAATTCCTGCCGAGCTTGGAGGAATTGAGATGCTTGTCACACTCGACCTTGCCGGCCTTATGCTCACCGGAGACATTCCGGTGTCCCTCAGCAAATGCCAGTTCCTGCTCGAGCT GAATTTGTCTGGCAACAAATTGCAGGGAGTGATCCCGGACACGCTCAACAACCTGACTTACCTCAGGATGCTTGATCTTCACAAGAACCAGCTCGACGGGGGCATTCCGGTGTCGCTTGCTCAGCTCACCAACCTTGATCTGCTAGACCTCTCGGAGAATGGACTGACTGGGCCAATCCCCTCAGAACTTGGGAACCTCTCTAAGCTGACACATTTCAACGTGTCCTTCAACCGTCTTTCCGGCATCATACCTTCTGCTCCGGTCTTGCAGAATTTCGGCAGCAGGGCCTTCATGGGAAACCCATTACTATGTGGACCGCCATTGAACAATCTGTGTGGTGGACAGCGAGCAAGACGATTGTCTGTCGCTATCATAATCGTCATTGTCGCTGCAGCGCTTATACTTATTGGGGTCTGCATTGTTTGTGCTATGAACATTAGGGCCTATACAAGGAGGAGTAAGGAGGAGCAGGAAGGGAAGGAGGACGAAGAGGTGCTCGTCTCCGAGAGCATATCCGTCGGATCTCCAGGCCAAAATGCCATCATTGGAAAGTTGGTGCTCTTCACCAAGAGCTTGCCTTCAAGGTATGAAGATTGGGAGGAAGGAACTAAGGCATTGGTTGATAAAGACTGCCTTGTTGGTGGAGGGTCAGTTGGCACGGTGTACAAGGCCACCTTTGAGAATGGGTTGTCCATTGCCGTGAAGAAACTGGAGACACTCGGAAGTTTGACAACCCAGGATGAGTTTGAGCATGAGATGGGGCAGCTTGGTAACCTCAATCACCCCAATCTGGTCACATTCCAGGGTTACTACTGGTCGTCCTCGATGCAGTTGATCCTGTCGGAGTTTGTGACCAAAGGGAGCTTGTATGACCACCTCCATGGGAACCGTCGTCGTGCGTTTTCCCGAAGTAGTAGCGGAGGTGAGCTCTCCTGGGATCGGAGGTTCAAGATTGCGCTTGGAACGGCGCGTGCACTCGCATATCTTCACCATGACTGCCGACCACAAGTCTTGCATCTCAACATCAAGTCTTCAAACATAATGATAGATGAAGAATATGAAGCCAAGCTGTCTGACTATGGATTTAGAAAGCTGTTACCTATTCTAGGTAGCTTTGAAGTGAGCAGATCTTATGCTGCCATCGGGTACATTGCCCCGGAGCTAGCATCCCCGAGCTTGAGATACAGCGATAAGAGCGATGTATTTAGCTTTGGGGTGGTGTTGCTTGAGATCGTGACAGGGCGGAAGCCAGTGGAGAGCCCTGGGGCTGCTATACATGTGATTTTGCGCGACTATGTCAGGGAGATACTGGAGGATGGTACTAAATCGGACTGCTTCGATCGGAGCCTGAGGGGATTCATTGAAGCCGAGTTGGTCCAAGTGCTCAAACTAGGCCTGGTATGCACTTCCAACACACCATCAAGCCGACCAAGCATGGCGGAGGTGGTGCAGTTCTTGGAATCTGTTAGGACTAATTCTTGA
- the LOC109762895 gene encoding uncharacterized protein — MAEEFELPEFNPRERAKQQISVPFLWEVKPGAPKRDWAISKPAPTVFSCPSPVKLVVSVPFQWEEKPGKPLQDMSRFHAPSDRHAGFSVSPYSLNPFVAEDDEEYTLGFDLEAFGFPDDSKASTGAADYADGSSRHGAWYSFSESEDYSNSSGNTSSRESQFPRAPSERSWEVANDDDHELTKPRSPLRSAFTLEELMMLSRKLGGGQGFPADVRKKSLSPSLSSVELIKKFLIVCS; from the exons ATGGCCGAGGAGTTCGAGCTGCCTGAATTCAACCCGAGGGAGCGCGCCAAGCAGCAGATTTCGGTGCCATTTCTGTGGGAGGTGAAGCCCGGTGCGCCGAAGAGGGACTGGGCGATCTCCAAGCCGGCGCCCACGGTCTTCTCATGTCCATCCCCGGTCAAGCTTGTTGTCAGTGTGCCATTCCAGTGGGAAGAGAAGCCTGGGAAGCCCCTACAAGACATGTCACGCTTTCATGCACCGTCCGATCGTCATGCCGGCTTTTCGGTATCTCCTTACTCACTGAACCCTTTTGTGGCCGAGGATGATGAAGAGTACACGCTGGGGTTCGACCTGGAAGCGTTCGGGTTTCCAGACGACAGCAAGGCGTCCACCGGCGCCGCGGATTATGCGGACGGGTCGAGCCGCCATGGCGCCTGGTACTCGTTTTCAGAGTCAGAGGACTACAGCAACTCCAGCGGGAACACCTCTTCCCGGGAGTCCCAGTTCCCCCGGGCGCCGTCGGAGCGGAGCTGGGAGGTGGCCAACGATGACGACCATGAGCTGACCAAGCCGCGGAGCCCTCTGAGGAGCGCGTTCACGCTGGAGGAGCTCATGATGCTGAGCCGCAAGCTGGGCGGCGGGCAAGGGTTCCCGGCCGATGTGAGGAAGAAGAGCCTCTCCCCCTCGCTGTCCTCTGTG GAGCTCATCAAGAAGTTTTTAATTGTGTGTTCTTAG